In Aedes albopictus strain Foshan chromosome 3, AalbF5, whole genome shotgun sequence, the genomic window cagcacaggataggtagacacaggtacattatgagacgcacgctatacgagagtgcttagggggtaacaatttgaaaagccacgaacttccattgccttgatccttattcaacagcgtgttaggtacctgtttgtatatctctagactctcagcaacgtccaatttccaaggtgaagttacatttcgcaaaatttgaatatcctctgtagttacagggtggccctcctcaaagacatgttcagcaactttcgacctgaaatcgtattccaaacctctactcactgtcctctgcgcctttcccacctccgccatatgtttcctgaatctaacctccaaagaccgttttgtttgaccaacgtagaccttatcacaatgggagcaactgattttgtaaacgccagccttgtttagggtgttgaccggatcctttgtagagcctaatgaagtcttcaactgattgcttctgctagaaaatactaaatcgatcccgaaatttctgaacctagaacgtaaattattagtgatgtgttgatcgaaggggactgatactcgcttcaaagattccgaaataggggtaagagttgtgagggatcctcgatatcgcaacctctcctttttgtcgatgatagcctgaattgtcctctccttatatccgttgattttcgctgtttcgaatatgtgGAGGTGGGAAAGGCGCAAAGGACAGTGAGTAGATTCTTAGtggattcttagtggaattcaaaggaaccgtacttaacccgattttctttttatttacagatattcccctaacaagcccaggttaatcatcatcaattattactaacctaaaaaaataatcatttttgatgatacatcttcagcagcgttgcagtgtttaccgattcgaagttaccgctcgaaaatggaaagcgtagacatcaacaaccatgcgactccatgcgtgcctcaatctcgttggaaacacttggctggtaataaaatcaccagaaaacgttaattgcaagcacggaaaaccggaagttgccaattttcattgggaaatcaaaagattttccgtgggtttggcggcctagaatctagaagaatgttcaatgcaaacatatcttgacaccgttcacctatatcaatgatcatgtcccattcaggaatgattttatgagttgggccattttaccccatcttggcattttgggctctgttcccctaccaatcaactcagcccgacgaattgaggtgatgtctgtatgtgtgtatgtatgagtgtgtgtatgtgtgtgtgtgtacaaaaaaactcacatcactttttggcagtaaacttcaaccgattttaatgaccgatggtttattcgacgcggaatctggtcccattgtttcctattgaaaatggttcggatccaagttcggatcggtccagccgttccggagttatggccatttaggtgttccggaacggtaccccaggaagggaccagatatgaaaatgcatcaaacctatgcatgcgacacatcaaaccacggcattttcgataacctgatatgcggtaagcagaaaaatagtataagaccatatctgaaccggtagtgttccggaaccggttccgggtgtcccgccggaagtggcaaacatcaaagtgaaccaaacccatgcatgagacacatcaaaccacggcattttcgataacctgatgagcggtaagcaggaaaatagtctcagaccatatctgaaccggtagtgttcccgaaccggttctgggcgtcccgctggaagtggccaaatatacaattgtaccaaacccatgcaagcgacacatcaaaccacggcattttagatgacctgatggacaatgagcaggaatatcatctcagaccatatctgaaccggcagtgttccggaaccggttctaggcgttccactggaagtggtcaaaaatacaattgatccaaacccatgcatgcgacatatcaaaccacggcattttcgatgacctgatggacaatgagcaagaaaaccatctcagaccatatctgaaccagtagtgttccggaacccgttccggggttcccgccgaagtggttaaatcttaaagagaaacaaacccgtacatgcgtcacatcaaatagcggctttttagattacctaatgaacggccagcaagtgtttcggaatcggttttgagtggccggaagaggccaaatgtaaaagtaaactaaagccaggcatgtgacacatcaaatcgtggcttttgcgataacctgatgaacagttagctagaaaatagccttacgtctcactaaagacaactggcaGCTAGACTggcagtgttccggaattggttctgagagtcccatcgaaattgtcaaaccctacatgtgacaccttcaatttgcagtgtttttggttaaccgatgagcagttgaaaagacaataatgttaggccatatttggttcagccggtagttacccggaatcagatccgggtagtaaaatgtaaaatttaaccaaacccatggatgcggtacatcaaatcacgaccagtcttgtaaacattcgacacttttcactaccttcatttcgttgccgcagtcgggtgtcagtcggctttgttacattcgtgcgctatcgttacctcttacctacacacaacacgagcagtagaacgaagatcaataaacataagaaagggtcaaatcaatgtcatctgacacgatgacatgtgtctaattctagctttacgcatatattttcagccaattccgattatgaatgttaatattagtttatcattgcatgttgcattgaatacgacacacagatgggcaacatagctcttattatggaagaagacaggaataacaaaagccgaaccgtctcccgaagccgctatcgtggtgaagtgcattcgtttgacatttttgtttcgaacagtagtttgattgcttgtgttgcgaatgtcggagacaaaggaggccgaatatcgacgaaaaggttcaaatgactgtgatctctaacaagactgatcacgacttatcgacaacctgatggaaaaatagggtcagaccacattagattcacgttagtgttgcgggttcagctgtggcttcgaaagtggttagaagtaaaagtgaaacattcatgcgatatatcaaatcgcggtgattaggtaaaggtgaaaaaatagcaataaaatattctaagaccataattgggacaaccggtagtgtcatggtccatgactcatggaatcagatccggctatcccaccggaaattaccaaatataaaaataaaccaaacccatacatacgacacatcagatcgcagattttttgataatctaatgaacggttatcgTAGTTTGGGGGCTATCGACTGTGAAAACTTAtgttgaaatggttttcggcttatgcagtcggaagaccagctaaaacgttattttttaattctgatccgacgtttcgggcccttattggtcctttttctgaggattctggAAGTGTAGTGTGTTATTTTTGTTGGTTGTAATTGTGGTGTAACTTACAGAATGGGCTAACGTTTTTTTGTCATCGGGGTCTTATCGTTCGTCAAAATTGTTTGTGTCCTAAACGTCAACTTATCCCTAAATTGTATGTTATAACATTATTATATAGTTTTTTACGTTGTTTTTGAGTTTAAACTTACGGCATCTGTGATTTTTCGTCAAACTGTTAATTTAAATGACCGGATTGCTATCACCTACTTTTTTATCTAGCTATTCTAAGTGTTCTAATGGTTATTGTCTAGGGGTTTTTATAGTTCTTTTATGGTACATTGGAGGTTGTAGTATTGGTAACTGTATCTCGTCTAATTTTTGTATTGATAGTCTTTAGTGTTTGTAGTATGCCTGCATAACGCTACATGCCCACGGATCTATGGACAACCAAAGGCCCACAAGCCCAACCTACCTCTCCGACCTGTTGTACCCAAGATGACAGCCCCTTCGTATAATATATCAAAATACGTAGGCAAGATCATTCAACCAGCTATCAAAGGACAATACGACGCCAAGGACTCATTCACCTTTTGCGAGTTCATCAATTCAGTTACGCTACCCTCCGGGATATGTCCTCATATCGCTCGACGTAGTTTACCTCTTTACAAACATCCCCGCAACGCTCGTGAAAGACAGCATAACGAAGAACTGGGAGAGAATCAAAGCACACACCAACATCAACCGCTCGCTTTTCCTAGAAATAGTCAACTTTTGCATTGAGTCCAGTTACTTCACTTTCGACGGCAAATTCTACCAACAGATATTTGGGACAGCGATGGGAGACCCACTATCTCCAACCGTTGCAGACCTAGTTATGGAAGACTTAATGGATTATGCTGTTAGCAGACTCAACTTTTCCTCTCCGGTGATCCGCAAGTTCGTAGACGATCTAATCCTCACAGTACCCAGGGATCAGATCGAAAACGTCATCTCCATCTTCAACAGCTACAGCCCACACCTACAGTTCACGCACGAGAAAGAACAAGACAATCGTATACCATTCCTTGACATGACCATCATCCGTTTATCCGACCAAAGCATCCGCACCGAATGGTATATAAAACCTATAGCGAGCGGCCGTTTCCTGGACTTCAAATCCTTCCATCCCTTTCAACAAAAAATCAACATGATCACCAGCTTCATTCACCGAGTTAAACAACTATCAACCGCCCTCACAGACGACCAGATCAAGCAAATCATTGACAAACAGCTACAGCTCAACCACTACCCAGCATCGTTGAGACACCGCTTCCTCAATCGAATGAATGAACGCGCCATAACAACAGACGAAAGCTGCCCTACACAAGACCAAACCAACAGCGAGAAACAATACCGTCGTATGCCCTACATCCCATTCCTCACCGACAAGATCAGCAAACATCTAGGCAAGGACTACCCCAACATCGTCATAGCAGCGAAAAACATAAAAACCAACAGGGAACTATACACCAGGCTAAAAGAAAAAGTACCTACCGAACTGAGAAGCAACATCATCTACCAAATACCCTGCACCAACTGCTCATCATCGTACATAGGAATGACATCAAACTACCTCAAAACAAGACTATCTGGCCACAAATCCAACATTAACGCCCTCAACCGCCTAACCGAACGGCAAGTACCACCTGACGACCCAACACtagaaaatctgaaagaaaaaaCAGCATTAATCAAACATTCAGCAGAAACTGGACACAAATTTGCTTTAGACAAAACAAACATTCTCGACCATCATGTAAACACAAGAGCTCTAGCAATTCTAGAATCATGCCACATACTTAACCACGAGACCATAAACAAACGAAGTGACACAGACAACCTTAGCTCATCTTATGCAGGCATACTACAAACACTAAAGACTATCAATACAAAAATTAGACGAGATACAGTTACCAATACTACAACCTCCAATGTACCATAAAAGAACTATAAAAACCCCTAGACAATAACCATTAGAACACTTAGAATAGCTAGATAAAAAAGTAGGTGATAGCAATCCGGTCATTTAAATTAACAGTTTGACGAAAAATCACAGATGCCGTAAGTTTAAACTCAAAAACAACGTAAAAAACTATATAATAATGTTATAACATACAATTTAGGGATAAGTTGACGTTTAGGACACAAACAATTTTGACGAACGATAAGACCCCGATGACAAAAAAACGTTAGCCCATTCTGTAAGTTACACCACAATTACAACCAACAAAAATAACACACTACACTTccagaatcctcagaaaaaggaccaataaaggcccgaaacgtcggatcagaattaaaaaataacgttttagctggtcttccgactgcataagccgaaaaccatttcaacaacgaacggttatcaagaaaatagccttagatcacattagagactagctgttgtgtagcagaaccaacgttcatgtgaaaaaataaatagtggttttgtttaatggcctgatagaCATTaagtatgaacaacagtgacgaataggtctaagttctcatatatgctcataaactaaagcgatttcatcaaatcgtaccatttcagattcctaaggtgtaaatttatagcatgatgggtcaacgttgaatggaaaaataagaatttgatcgggtcaaaagaagatggtggctgttttaaggaattttgagctctaaaactacgtaaaataagtgtatttggtatgggaaatatgttcggagtccaccagagtatccaagatagcggtccaaagtccaagataatggcccagtgttcaagttagtgcctattttataggatttttaattcttgcattatgggcatattttgtatgaaaatatgtccagaattcaaaatttgtaaccagaaaacccaagctttgcgctgttttacaaggtctgcaatatgactatagtttgaatggggaagaatgccggtcttcgtccaaaactggtaatcaggaaatcataaacgacatgccaattcaatacggcgactattttatgtaattttagatgCAGAGTCCAaacatgaataccagaacatccaagatggtgtcgcaatgttcaagatggcggttagtttagttggggtagatatccggagtcataaaatgatgaccggaaaatcttaaatgacgtttcaaaattttgcggcttcatgacacttgtttggtttgagttttggatcgttgtcttatattttctgaatattggatgttatgctaatatatataaaatgtatccatattgagtagatttagcaagcagttttcattttgtatttatgtcaatgtcatcaacatgtcgctcgagttttgttgaaaggatattttaaagcacgagaaaggcagcatcaccgctaggtggaataATTAGGGTTTTAAAACGATAGTGTTGCTAAATACCCATGTAATTACCGCATCAGTCAACGACCATATCTCGAAGCGAACAGATGTTCTGTTCACTTGCTCGTTCGTTTTTGTGCTCGCGGTTAATTGATGGTATAACAATAGAATTGTACGATCGAAATGTCGGGTCTATCGGTAAAAATACATTGGCTTTTCTTTTTCCTGGAGACGCCGCAAAACCAGCCGTGATGGATATGTTGCGTTTTatccagagatggaaacactctcatcgtgaatcaactcgcgagtgtaaaaccaacaaacggtttactcacggtgccgagagtaagccgtgtgtgagtttattcgcacccgtttGCTTcgcgagtatgaagcaaaacaaaaacaaaaacactcatgaatttttattcgcgaagaacaagtggagatgcgggaattgcatttcaGTGCGGTTTTAATAGCTAAACAAGTAATTATCCGTCaggtagtagtgttttgtgctgtattgttcctgaaaagtaaatttgtcggccgtgtaaattcgtttttttcacaaaactgaaaaatgttcagagctgcttcgcgaatcaatcacgagtgcgaccagcttcgttagctcgcgagtgaaggaagtgcgaatatattctggcttctgttgttcacgagtaggatagctttgcgtttgtgtctgctcagctgcattcctcactgttttccatcactggttTTATCAAAACACTCAACGGCGATCTGTCGTTGATGGATACAGCATACAAGATTTCTGATGAAAAGTCTGTTTTCATCCGCTTCAAAACCGAAGAAGCCATGAGTTTTGTACCCGTCAACAATGACAAGTCACTGCCTTTCCATTATTCCAACGGCAATAAAGTGGCTGTCCGTATGTCGGTAGCAGGGAATACACGCTACGTGCGCGTGTTCGATCTGCCTCCAGAAGTGTCCGATGCCGATCTAATAACagtaaggcgccatccacaaattacgtaacgctctaggggaagggggggagtacggccgagcgttacggcccatacaaaaattttaggattttcatacaaaaaagcgttacggagtggggaggggggtcgaaaattgtcaattttagcgttacgtaataaatggatgttgCCTAATGCAGAGGTATGGGAAAGTGAAGCGTACCGTGCGTGAGcgattggggctgtccataaaccacgtggtcatttttttggaacttttcaaaccgccccccccaccccccgcgtggtcattgatccatacaattttttttatttgtccatacaaaatggtcattggccgacccccccccccccctcatgaccacgtggtttatggacagccccattccCGGTAGAATGTGAACTGGACATGTTCACTGGTGTTCGTGGTATTTACATGGACATTGAGAAAGAGATTCCTGATATTCTCTATTTCCGCAATCGGAAAGGTAGAATATACTACGAAAGAGTAACACTGAAGTGTTTTGCCTGCAAGTCAGATACGCATTTAAAGAAAAGTTGCCCAGTGCGAGAACGACAGTGCGCGAAAGCGCAGAAGCAGCCAAcggcataacaaaaaaaatagaagaattgGCTCCGTAAAGTGTAACACACGCCTGAGCCTACCAAATAGATAAACTAGTAAAAAAATATTACCGCTTCGGCTTTGCAGGTCATCTACTTACATTACCACACGATGCAAACAAATTGTACCAGAGGTTACTTGGGTTCAATGTGCATCTCACGCGCTTTGTCATAAATTTGTCGTCCATCAATTGCAGCAACCCCCCTCCCAAGAAATCATACAATTATCATgcatttcaaattattttaaatGAAAGTTGGAGACAGTAGCATTTTCAATCACTTAGCTTGATTGCTTTCAAAGTAATCCGTAAAAACAATTGCACTCGTCATAGCTGTATCTCTACGAGTACAGCTATCAGTCAACTATACGAATTTAGCATGTACGACAGCATAAAACAAGTGATATTTTTCTCATTTTGCATTTATCTTGTCACTGGAAATGTGCTGTCCGAACAACTGCTACAATACACTATTTTAGTGATTAAGCACTACGAACGAACTTCTGGATGGTTTAGGTGTGTAATCTACGATCTGTCAGCTGGAACCGATAATGGCTGGATTGGAGAACTGCTGTCATCACCCCAGCTGAGAAATGTGGCTAGATACGTTCTAGATGAAAAATTTCTCTTTAAGTTTGAATATTTTCGTCCTAAGCCATCCCTAACGATTGTCTACGTTGGAGACCGGTATCTAATTCCTTCACAAGTGCCTGATTATGTCAGACTTTTCTTTGGCTTTCTGGATACTAATTCTCCTCTAATGGTACTGCTGAACACCGAAAACTACAGAGCATTCCAAGGCATTGGGAATGTTTTGGCTATTGGACAGTTCGACAAGATCACCTATGTTGGAACGAAAATGAAACGAGTAATCCAAATGGGTCTATATGGAATGGCGAAACGAGTGATGGCATATTTTCCTCACCCGAAGGATTTGATTCGCAGTTTTGTTCGCAACACTCATGGACATCACGTTGGCGTCACTTGCTCCATTCAACCATGGTACCCAGCGGAAATGTGGGCCATCCAAACGGCCAAATTCTTGAACACAAGTTTGAAGTTCTACCCGAATGTTTGCGCTAAAGCTGCATCGCCATCTGACTGTGTATACAAATTGTTTTATAACGGCTACGTAGACATATCATTGGATCATAATGACGCAACGTACTATTTGTTGGTATACTTCAGAATGCTCTTCAACGTGATTCCCATTTCTCGCATGATTTTGGTACCGCAAGGCAGACCGTACAATGCGGTTGAAATGTTCACGAAACCTTTCGCATGGGAAACTTGGGCTGTGCTGTTGCTGACGCTGATATTGATCGAAATCATAAGCTTGAT contains:
- the LOC134291093 gene encoding uncharacterized protein LOC134291093, giving the protein MGDPLSPTVADLVMEDLMDYAVSRLNFSSPVIRKFVDDLILTVPRDQIENVISIFNSYSPHLQFTHEKEQDNRIPFLDMTIIRLSDQSIRTEWYIKPIASGRFLDFKSFHPFQQKINMITSFIHRVKQLSTALTDDQIKQIIDKQLQLNHYPASLRHRFLNRMNERAITTDESCPTQDQTNSEKQYRRMPYIPFLTDKISKHLGKDYPNIVIAAKNIKTNRELYTRLKEKVPTELRSNIIYQIPCTNCSSSYIGMTSNYLKTRLSGHKSNINALNRLTERQVPPDDPTLENLKEKTALIKHSAETGHKFALDKTNILDHHVNTRALAILESCHILNHETINKRSDTDNLSSSYAGILQTLKTINTKIRRDTVTNTTTSNVP